A genomic segment from Aegilops tauschii subsp. strangulata cultivar AL8/78 chromosome 1, Aet v6.0, whole genome shotgun sequence encodes:
- the LOC109762151 gene encoding tetraspanin-3, which translates to MHGGGSKMLGVVNFITFLASIPVLGGGIWLASRANSTDCIRFLQWPIIIIGLAVMVVSLMGFAGACYRQTWLLRIYLFAMFFIVVALLFFIVFAFAVTDRGEGQVVMNRRFLEYQLSDYNGWLRNRVADPEYWATISACLRDGRACASMRRPARDPNTGMLVTEPPVMFYGRNLSPIQSGCCKPPTSCAFTYNNETYWSANPGVPTVVTDPDCSKWSNDQQTLCFQCDSCKAGVLAGIKKSWRKVAIINIVVLIILIIVYVAGCAAFRNAKRDDNDESYGMARMTKSRPSRFQF; encoded by the exons ATGCACGGCGGCGGGTCGAAGATGCTGGGGGTGGTGAACTTCATCACCTTCCTGGCGTCGATCCCGGTGCTGGGGGGCGGCATCTGGCTGGCGTCCCGGGCCAACTCCACCGACTGCATCCGCTTCCTGCAGTGGCCCATCATCATCATCGGCCTCGCCGTCATGGTCGTCTCCCTCATGGGCTTCGCCGGCGCCTGCTACCGCCAGACCTGGCTGCTTCGCATCTACCTCTTCGCCATGTTCTTCATCGTCGTCGCgctcctcttcttcatcgtcttcGCCTTCGCCGTCACGGACCGCGGGGAGGGCCAGGTGGTCATGAACCGCCGCTTCCTCGAGTACCAGCTCTCCGACTACAACGGCTGGCTCCGCAACCGCGTCGCCGACCCGGAGTACTGGGCCACCATCAGCGCATGCCTCCGCGACGGCCGCGCCTGCGCCTCcatgcgccgccccgcccgcgaCCCCAACACCGGCATGCTCGTCACCGAGCCCCCCGTCATGTTCTACGGCCGCAACCTCTCCCCGATTCAG TCCGGATGCTGCAAGCCACCGACATCGTGCGCCTTCACCTACAACAACGAGACGTACTGGAGCGCAAACCCCGGCGTCCCCACCGTGGTGACCGACCCCGACTGCTCCAAATGGAGCAATGACCAGCAGACGCTGTGCTTCCAGTGCGACTCGTGCAAGGCCGGCGTCCTGGCCGGCATCAAGAAGAGCTGGCGCAAGGTGGCCATCATCAACATCGTCGTgctcatcatcctcatcatcgtCTACGTCGCCGGCTGCGCCGCGTTCCGCAACGCCAAGAGGGACGACAACGACGAGTCGTACGGCATGGCCAGGATGACCAAGTCCCGGCCGAGCAGGTTCCAGTTCTAG